One Mesobacillus boroniphilus DNA segment encodes these proteins:
- the tadA gene encoding tRNA adenosine(34) deaminase TadA yields MEAQLTQDEQFMLEAIKEAKKAGQMDEVPIGAVIVLDGEIIARAHNLRETKQSSIAHAEVLAIDKACQKLGTWRLEDAILYVTLEPCPMCAGAIMLSRVQKVVYGAKDPKGGCAGTFMDILQDERFNHQSEVVTGVLEAECGALLSDFFRNLREKKKLKKKQAKEELEQHTGIDRG; encoded by the coding sequence ATGGAAGCTCAACTTACCCAGGATGAACAATTTATGCTTGAGGCGATTAAAGAGGCGAAAAAAGCAGGGCAAATGGATGAGGTGCCGATTGGTGCGGTTATTGTCCTGGACGGTGAGATTATTGCCCGCGCCCATAATCTCCGCGAAACGAAGCAAAGCTCCATTGCCCATGCAGAAGTGCTTGCGATCGATAAGGCGTGCCAGAAGCTTGGCACATGGCGTCTTGAGGATGCGATTCTCTATGTAACACTGGAGCCATGCCCGATGTGTGCGGGGGCAATCATGCTGTCCCGGGTGCAAAAAGTGGTCTATGGTGCAAAGGATCCGAAGGGCGGCTGTGCAGGGACCTTCATGGATATTCTCCAGGATGAGCGCTTCAACCATCAAAGTGAAGTGGTGACAGGCGTGCTGGAAGCAGAATGCGGAGCGCTCCTATCGGACTTTTTCAGGAATCTGCGGGAGAAAAAGAAGCTGAAAAAGAAACAGGCGAAAGAGGAATTGGAACAACATACAGGAATTGACAGGGGATAA
- the dnaX gene encoding DNA polymerase III subunit gamma/tau, translating into MAYQALYRVWRPQQFIDVVGQEHVTTTLQNALLQQKISHAYLFSGPRGTGKTSAAKILAKAVNCEKAPTAEPCNECDACRGITDGSIPDVIEIDAASNNGVEEIRDIRDKVKYAPNVVKYKVYIIDEVHMLSIGAFNALLKTLEEPPKHVIFILATTEPHKIPLTIISRCQRFDFKRITAQAIVGRMKQIVGESGVDCDDKALQIISRAAEGGMRDALSLLDQAISFSQDRVTIEDALTVTGTVSQNFLNQLARAIHERNAAAGLEALEELLLQGKDPARFIEDLIFFYRDMLLHKAAPALEESMERVMLDDDFQELANQVEPAQIYELIEVLNKAQQEMRWTNHPRIFLEVAIVKLCQLENQNPSSNVQVEPLLRRIEQLEEKLAQFQQNPGMAASEPAAAKKAPRPNRKGFQAPTGKINEVLKSATKTNLHTIKGRWGDLLEMLAANQMRSQAALLNEAEPVAASDEAVVIKFKYEIHCQMAMENTRFTEIVSGAMNDYTGKRMQVVGVPEDQWLKIRENFISQRGDGASEGQATASEDPLIAEAKKLFGDELIQIQD; encoded by the coding sequence TTGGCCTACCAAGCTTTATATCGTGTCTGGCGTCCACAGCAGTTCATTGATGTGGTCGGGCAGGAACATGTCACAACGACACTGCAAAACGCTCTGCTTCAACAAAAAATATCACATGCCTATCTTTTTTCCGGTCCCAGGGGGACTGGGAAAACGAGTGCTGCGAAAATTTTGGCAAAAGCGGTTAACTGCGAAAAAGCTCCAACGGCCGAGCCTTGCAACGAATGCGATGCTTGCCGTGGGATAACCGATGGTTCGATTCCTGATGTAATTGAAATCGATGCTGCTTCCAATAACGGTGTCGAAGAAATCCGGGATATCCGTGATAAGGTTAAATATGCGCCGAACGTCGTGAAGTATAAAGTATATATCATTGACGAAGTGCATATGCTTTCCATCGGAGCGTTCAACGCATTGCTGAAAACCCTTGAAGAGCCTCCGAAGCATGTTATCTTTATCCTCGCTACGACTGAGCCCCATAAGATTCCACTCACTATCATTTCACGATGCCAGCGATTTGATTTTAAGAGGATCACAGCTCAGGCAATCGTTGGCAGGATGAAGCAAATTGTTGGGGAATCTGGAGTGGATTGCGATGATAAAGCCCTGCAAATCATTTCCAGGGCTGCAGAAGGCGGTATGCGTGATGCCTTAAGTCTCCTTGATCAGGCGATTTCATTCAGCCAGGATCGAGTTACGATTGAAGATGCACTCACGGTAACAGGTACCGTATCACAGAATTTCCTGAACCAGCTAGCCAGAGCGATTCATGAACGGAATGCGGCAGCTGGGCTGGAAGCTTTGGAAGAACTGCTTTTACAAGGGAAGGATCCTGCAAGGTTCATAGAGGACCTGATTTTCTTCTACCGCGATATGCTCCTGCACAAGGCAGCACCGGCATTGGAGGAATCAATGGAGCGAGTAATGCTGGACGATGATTTCCAGGAGCTTGCCAACCAGGTCGAGCCAGCTCAGATCTATGAATTGATCGAAGTCTTGAATAAAGCACAGCAAGAGATGCGTTGGACAAACCATCCCCGTATCTTCCTTGAGGTAGCAATCGTCAAGCTATGTCAGCTGGAAAATCAAAATCCGTCCAGTAATGTTCAGGTTGAACCATTATTAAGAAGGATCGAACAGCTCGAGGAAAAACTGGCACAGTTCCAGCAAAATCCTGGCATGGCGGCAAGCGAACCTGCTGCTGCTAAAAAAGCGCCTCGCCCAAACCGTAAAGGCTTCCAGGCTCCGACCGGAAAGATAAACGAGGTACTGAAAAGTGCTACCAAGACAAATCTCCATACAATTAAGGGACGTTGGGGAGACCTGCTCGAAATGCTTGCCGCGAACCAAATGCGTTCTCAGGCTGCATTATTGAATGAAGCAGAGCCAGTTGCTGCATCAGATGAGGCAGTAGTGATAAAATTCAAATATGAGATTCACTGTCAGATGGCAATGGAAAACACCAGATTCACTGAAATCGTCAGCGGTGCGATGAATGATTATACCGGTAAAAGGATGCAGGTAGTTGGTGTGCCGGAAGACCAGTGGCTTAAAATAAGGGAAAACTTTATCAGCCAGAGAGGCGACGGAGCATCGGAAGGGCAAGCTACTGCAAGTGAAGACCCGCTGATTGCCGAAGCTAAGAAATTATTTGGCGATGAATTAATACAAATACAAGATTAA
- the recR gene encoding recombination mediator RecR produces the protein MHYPEPISKLIDSFMKLPGIGPKTAARLAFFVLSMKEETVLDFAKALVNAKRNLTYCSVCGHITDQDPCYICEDQRRDRSVVCVVQDPKDVIAMEKMKEFNGLYHVLHGAISPMDGIGPEDINIPDLLKRLQDETVQEVILATNPNIEGEATAMYISRLLKPSGIKITRIAHGLPVGGDLEYADEVTLSKALEGRREV, from the coding sequence ATGCATTATCCTGAACCAATATCAAAGCTGATTGACAGCTTTATGAAATTGCCAGGTATCGGCCCGAAAACGGCCGCTCGTCTGGCTTTTTTCGTATTAAGTATGAAGGAAGAAACTGTTTTGGATTTCGCTAAGGCATTAGTCAACGCAAAACGCAACCTGACTTACTGCTCTGTTTGTGGCCATATAACCGACCAGGACCCTTGCTATATATGTGAAGACCAGCGTCGCGACCGCAGTGTGGTTTGTGTTGTACAGGATCCTAAGGACGTTATTGCAATGGAAAAGATGAAGGAATTCAATGGTCTCTATCATGTACTTCATGGAGCGATTTCGCCTATGGATGGAATCGGCCCAGAAGATATAAATATACCAGATTTATTGAAGAGACTGCAGGATGAAACTGTCCAGGAAGTCATACTTGCTACGAACCCTAATATCGAAGGGGAAGCAACAGCCATGTATATCTCAAGGCTGCTGAAGCCGTCCGGAATTAAGATTACAAGGATCGCGCACGGACTGCCAGTCGGTGGAGATCTTGAATACGCGGACGAAGTCACACTATCTAAAGCGTTAGAAGGCCGGAGGGAAGTTTAA
- a CDS encoding YbaB/EbfC family nucleoid-associated protein yields MNRGMGNMQNMMKQMQKMQKKMEEAQVQLGEEKIEGSAGGGMVTVIVTGHKEIVDVQIKQEVVDPDDVEMLQDLVLAATNDALKKAEELTNKTMGQFTKGMNLPGGMF; encoded by the coding sequence ATGAATCGTGGAATGGGTAATATGCAAAATATGATGAAGCAAATGCAGAAAATGCAAAAGAAAATGGAAGAAGCTCAAGTCCAATTAGGAGAAGAAAAAATTGAAGGTTCAGCTGGCGGCGGCATGGTAACTGTTATCGTTACAGGCCATAAAGAAATCGTCGATGTGCAAATCAAGCAGGAAGTTGTCGATCCTGATGATGTTGAAATGCTTCAGGACCTTGTTCTTGCAGCAACGAATGATGCGTTGAAAAAAGCCGAAGAGTTGACAAATAAGACAATGGGCCAATTTACAAAGGGCATGAACCTTCCTGGGGGAATGTTCTAG
- a CDS encoding pro-sigmaK processing inhibitor BofA family protein encodes MDPIVVISVLGGLIFLLLIIGAPTKPLRFIGQSAVKVLIGAIFLFFLNAFGTSFGIYVPINIATAAVSGLLGIPGVFALVAIQTWII; translated from the coding sequence ATGGATCCTATAGTTGTCATATCGGTCCTTGGTGGATTGATCTTTTTGCTGCTTATAATAGGAGCACCGACAAAACCGCTTCGTTTCATCGGACAGAGTGCAGTGAAGGTCTTGATTGGAGCCATCTTTTTATTTTTTCTTAACGCTTTCGGAACCAGCTTCGGAATTTATGTGCCAATCAACATTGCAACCGCAGCAGTATCAGGGCTGCTAGGAATACCAGGCGTGTTTGCGTTGGTTGCCATTCAGACGTGGATTATATAA
- a CDS encoding YaaL family protein, with protein sequence MLFRKKKWLRKEFDHKLLEQLDSMKRNWNNQKLLVERSFDPSEEFITEAKIAEAKYFFLFKEAKHRKITIKTK encoded by the coding sequence ATGTTATTTCGTAAAAAGAAATGGCTTAGAAAAGAATTCGACCATAAACTACTGGAACAGCTGGACAGCATGAAGAGGAACTGGAATAATCAAAAGCTATTGGTTGAACGAAGCTTCGATCCATCAGAAGAGTTTATCACTGAAGCAAAAATTGCCGAAGCCAAGTACTTCTTTCTTTTTAAAGAAGCAAAGCATAGGAAGATCACCATTAAGACAAAGTGA